TAATTTGAAAGCCAATCTACTCCCTCAAGCAGATTTTGACATGTATAAAACTGAAATGCACCTCATAAGAGTAAATAATGCAGAAGGATCGGGAAGAAAATTACTGGTCGTCTGTTTGGAGTTGAGCCAGCGTTGTTTCCAGACGGTTTATTTTCCCATGAAGGAGAAGGAGATACACCTGCTCTGCCTCCATTGTTAGCCTGATATCCCCCATTGTTTGCCTGATATGGGTGATGCGGAGATTGTTCGGTTCTGGCATTGTTCTGTGGAACGGTAGGTCTTCTGGAGTTATCCCTGGAATTTGCACCACGATCATTACTATTctgtttattatatgaatcagcAGCTGGGGGTCCTCGAGCTGCAGGATTCGGGCGTGGTTGATAATCATTTTGTCTGCCTCCATTATCGTTTGTTCTAGTTGACCGGTTGTCGGTTTGGGGCCTTGCTTGTACCACTTGTTCAGGTCTAGTACGAGAAGAATTGGATTTCACTTGCGGTTGTTGTGGTTGAGCAGGAAAAGCGGATGGGTTTTCATTAGGATCATTCGGATTCATTATCTTCCCATTTTTGCCTTTCCTTGCATTATCAAAATAAGCTGTGTAAAGAACATTTTCTCCACCATTTCCCCAGTTGCCAAACTGAGGTACGTGTGCACGATTCTGCGAGAAAAAAATCAACAGTATGAGCTTTTCTTTTGTTACAGTTTAAGTCACTCAGAAATTGATACCACGTTGCATTTCCACTTTGCATAGAACCATTTATACAAATGTTAACTAGAACCATTTTAACCATTTTCTATAACTCTATATGCAAGCCTGAGTCTGGTTATTTTATGAAAGCAAGGAGTGTTTAATGTAGAACTCGGCAACCTAGCATCAACGATCGGAATCACGGAGTACAGATTACTTGCCCAAGAAAATTCTTGAACAGATGAAACCCCTACAGACCTGAAAAAGTTTTCTTCTATCAACAATCAAAGATTAAAACAacagcatgagctaaattgtccGTAAACCAATTTAAATGCTTCCTGAATTCTAATTGCATCAATTGACAAAACCACAGAAAACACCCCTTTCTTCAGTTTTCACATCATCGTCAGAAGATTTTTTACAAGCACCTCAAATATGAACCAGAGAATGTTATGCATGTTGTACCAAAAGCCAGAAAACAACGAGGTTCAGACATGAAGGGGGGGTGGGGGGGAAAGAAACTTCCATCAAAACGAACCCAAATCAGCAAATGAAACGATCAACAACCTAAACCACCATAATCCTATCATAATTCTCAACCCCCAcaacaaaaaaatcataaaaattgagagagagaaagagagagagactcACAGCCATTTTAGGTTCAGAAGATATTGAATTTTTCTTATACAATCACCACCAAAAAATGCTAACTGCTTCTGCTTCTCAATATAGAAAAGGATCAAAGACACGGTGGtggaatcagaagaagaagaagatgaatgaaaagACGAATTAAGAGATtcaccaacttcttcttcttcttcttcaaaaacctGTTAGAAGAAAACAAAGCATAATACAATGAAAAGATATCGTGTAAATATATTGATTCATCAAAAAGTTTGAATTTTTCTTGAAAATGATTAAAGAAATAGAGAGAAAAAACGAAGAACATTTCGTACCCGTTGTCATTGACCTGAGCCACCTTTTGACCTTTCCAACCGTTCTTTGTCTCTTTTAAGCACAAATCCATCTCATCCCTTAAGCCGTATACGTTATCAGCCAACTAACCTGTAACTAACAAACAACTCATTTGTCTAGCttaaggctgcacaagacccggtccGATTTACCTGTACCGACCCGGACCCGAAAGACCCGGACTCGAACCAATCCGAACCCGGAgttaccggtacatgtaccggttctgAATGTTGATACCCGGTATAGAccggtacaggtaccggttctggGCTATTCCCGGTCTGTACCGAACCGAAAAACCCGGTAAATTAGAGCCATTGATATCTTTTAAGATATTACATCCTAGCCGTCccttttaggtttagtctcatctTCAACTCCAGGTACAGGTATAGGTACTGGTCCTGGTCTTGGTACAGATACAGGTACAGGTACCTTCGTTATTTTGAACTTAAGttgtaatgttgaactttatatgttAAGTTAGTTTGTTGTTAGCCTTTGTGTttcaaaatttgggtaaaaaacccggtaccggtctgGAACCGGACCGGTCTTACCAGTACAGGTACAAGTCCAGGTACAGGTACAGATACAGGTACACAAATTGAGGAACCGGTCAACTCCATGTACGGGTACCGGTTCCACAAAAAACCCGGTCCGAACCGGTCCATGTGCAGCTCTAGTCTAGCTAGTTATTTCCCTGTCACATATATTCTTACCTGTTGTTCGTGATAGGATATACGAATACACCCCGCTACGAGTATTTTAGCTGGTATATGCATGACTCTACGTAGATACCTAGTGTAAAAAATTATTGGATAAATGCGAAATGTTCGGAGATTACAGAACGATAACACGCTACGTCGTCAAGTCAAAAATTCATGCTGGTAGTTGTGTTTTCTGTATCATTTTTTCTCCTCTATTGATTTTTTCAGGATAACTACTAAGGTTACAACTTGTTATTTAAATATTTTAGTGTAATATTTTAGGCAGAAAGGAGAAGTTGTCTCTCACGTTGTCCATTCAATGTAgaatctttttacttcttcttcattGGAAGCCAAAGAAAGACAACTGAAAAAGCTAGAAGTGTAtatttggtgaatatcttccacaagaCTTGTGGAGATATTAGAGTCTTATTTATACTGAATAATGGAAACAAGATAAGTTACAGACTCTAACTGAATCCAAAGActgaaaacaaattcaaaatatcAATGACTCAGCTGACCGTAAATATTGCCATATGACTCTCAATGTGAACTCAATCAGCTGACTAAGTTACACAGCTGTATTCTTATCTCTAACACCCTCCCTCGGAGTTGACGGACGTTCAACTTGTCTCGGAGAAGTTGGAACCTTGGAGATGATAGACCTTTGGTAAAGATATCCGCCAGCTGATCTTTGCTGCTGATAAACTTCACATTCAGTTGTTTGCGTGAAACTCTTTCCCGCACAAATAGTCTATTTCTATGTGCTTTGTGCGAGCATGGAATATTGGATTAGCTGTGAGATACGTTGCCCCTAGATTGTCACACCATAGAGTTGGTGATGCACATCGAATTCCTAGCTCCTGCAGTAATGACTGAATCCATATAAGCTCATAGGTTGCAATGGCCACACCCTGATATTCAACTTTTGTGCTTGATTTGGAGaccgttttttgttttcttgcacTCCACGAGATGAGATTACCCCCAAAGAATATACAGTAACCACTCGTGGATCGTCGATCATCTAGACTACCTGCCCAGTCTGAATCAGAATAAGCAGACATAGTATAATCTTGACTAGGTTTAATGAAGACACCATAGTCTAATGTATGCTTCAAATATCGCTGAATTTGTTTAACAAGCTCCCAGTGTTCAACATAAGGTTCATGCATAAACTGACAGGCTTTGTTTACTGCCACAGATATATCTGGCCGAGTGATATGCAAGTACTGAAGAGCTCCAACAACACTCCTATACAGAGTGGAATCCTCAAACTTAGTAGAACCCACCTTGTGTAGCTTTGCATTAGCCGCCATTGGTGTGCAAACTGGCTTGATGCTATCCAATTTAGTACGTCTTAATAAATCTGAGATATATTTTCTTTGAGAGAGCACTAGAGGCCGTCCTTGTTGCAAAACCTCAACCCCCAAGAAGTAAGACAATATCCCCATATCTTTGATtgcaaactcatttcccaaatcttgaattaagttagCAACCATGCTTGAGTCAGAACCTGTGACAATGATATCGTCTACATAAACCAGTACATATACTACTGAGTTACCTCTATGTTGTACaaataatgaagaatctgaaatggagGCGGTGAATCCTAGTCTTAATAGATGATTGCTGAGGCGGGAGAACCAAGCTCGAGGAGCTTGTTTAAGGCCATATAGCGATTTGTGTAACTTGCAAACATGATTTGGATAGTTAGGGTCTATATATCCAGCAGGTTGCTTCATGTAGACCTCCTCCTCTAAGACCCCATGGAGAAATGCATTCTCTACATCTAGATGACGAAGAGACAATCCTCTCATAACTTCAAGTGTCAGAACCAGCCTCATTGTACACGGCTTAATAACAGGCGAAAAGGTTTCTTCATAATCTATACCTTGTTGCTGAGTAAAACCTTTTGCTACCAAACGAGCCTTGTAACGTTGTATTGTGCCATCTGGATTTCTTTTAATTCGAAAAACCCATTTAGATCCAACAATGTTCATCCCTTCTTTGCACTCAACCAAGGTGTATGTTCCATTCTGAATCAAAGCATTTATTTGCACGTCCATTGCATCACGCCATTCTGGTATTTGACAAGCCTTAGAGTAACAGGTAGGCTCCATGAAGTCTTGATCAAGAAGTGGGTGTTTGGTCGCAGTCAGACATAGTTTCTGTATTGGCTTTGAAATCCCGGCTTTGGCTCTCGTGATCATTGTATGTACTGGAGCATCTACAACTTCAGCTGACTCATTGTCATTCTGGTTTTGGGAGACCGGAGGTGATGGTAACACAGGTGATGTTGCACGAGTCTGCTGAGGGGTGACATCCCTTAGTACTGCTGGTGTGATCGGCTGGACAACAGTCGGTTGTACATTATGCTGAGGTTGCACTGTCACTGATTGATTGTGAGGGAATATAGAAGACCCAAAAATATCAGTACTGGTTGCATGAGTGTCAGAACTTACCTCGGGAGTACGCTCCAGGGAAGAAGAGAATGGGAATATGTTTTCTTCAAAGCGAACATGTCGTGATATATATTGTCTGTTGGATGGTAGATGAAGACATATGTAACCCTTATGAGCTGAACTATATCCTAGGAATATGCAGGGGAGAAACCTAGGCTCTAGTTTGTTGGCATTATATGGTCTTAAGCATGGATAtgctaagaaaccaaaaacacgAAGAAATTGGTAGTCTGGTTGTTTTCCAAAGAGCAACTCAAGTGGTGTTTTGCTATTAGACGACTTGTTTGGTGTCCTGTTAATGAGATAGCAGGCTGTGGTAAAAGCCTCTGGCCAAAAAACTTCTGGAAGATGTTCATGATATAATAGAGCTAGACCACTCTCTGTGATATATTTGATTCTTCGTTCTGCTAATCCATTTTGAGCTGATGTATGAGGGCAGGAGAAACGATGTTGTATGCCTGAGTTGCTTAGATATGTAGTTAGTTTCTTGTATTCCAAAGCATTATCTGATtgaaagatttttattttgtggCCTGTGAGGTTTTCTATTTGTTTTTGAAACTGAGAGAAGATATTGAAAACAGCAGATCTTTGAACCAAAGGATAAATCCATGTATAATGAGAATAAGCATCCATGAATATTAGAAAATAACGAAATCCATTACGAGATGTTTTTTGTCAAACCCAAATGTCAGACACAATAAGACTTAAAGGAGTATCATAAGTGGTAGTACTATGAGTAAAAGGAAGGCGCCTACTCTTGCTAATATGACAAGAGTGACAGAAGCCAAAGCTTTTATTTTGAACTGGAAGGGAAAACTTTTTGACAATACTAGAAACTGTGCTCAGCATTGGATGCCCGAGCCGCTGGTGCCATATTGGAATGCTTGCAGAAAGAAAGGTTGAAGGTGATTGCACGCCACCATCACTATCCAGCACATATATCCCATTCTCATTCCTTCTTGTTAGCAGCGTTGCCCCTGTGATTTTGTCCTTCACAACAAACAAATTAGTGTGAAACACAAAATATACATTGTTATCCTTGCAAAATTGATGAACAGATAGCAGATTCTTTTTGATCTGAGGCACATGATATACATTATTTAAAGCAAAATTTCAATGTTTAGAATTGAACTCAGTGTTACCAATGTGTGCTATCTGTAGAGCATTGCCATTACCAACTCTCACTTGATCAGGTCCATCATATTCATGTGGTATACACAAATTCTGAGCATCAACAGTCATATGATTTGTCGCACCCGTATCTGTGACCCACTGAGTATTAGTTGCGTCAGGAAAGACAACATAAGCCTCAGCAGGCCTTTGGCGATTGTCATTGCTCCTATCATAACGAAACCAACAACGATCTGCAGTGTGATTTCTTTTCTTGCATATCTGACAGTATACATACCATTGAGGAGAACCACGTTGCTGGTTAGGTGGACGACGATTGTTATTGTTTGGAGGTGAATTTCGTCTGGGCTGATTGTTGTTCATCCTTGGTTGATTTTTGCTGGAAGATGTTGTACTCGCAGTTACAAGATTTGCTATGGGTTGGGATTCCTGAGACAGTTGATTCTCCTGACGCATCTCGTAGGTAAGGAGATGAGACTTAAAAGTCTGGATATCCATATTATCAGCAGTACCCAACACAGTAACTATTGGATCATAAGACTGATTCAATCCATTACAGATAGATTGCTTCATTGCATTAGCAGGAACTGTGTAACCAGTTGCTGCAAGTTCATCAAACAAATGTTTAGCTTCATTTAAATAAGATTTCAAAGTCTTGTTACCTTTGGACAAGTTATGCAGTTTCTTCTTGAGATTCATCTGGTGAGCAAACGTCTTAGGCGCAAACTCAGCTTCCAGTGTATCCCATATTGCTTTTGAAGTATCTAGCTTTGCAAC
This genomic stretch from Papaver somniferum cultivar HN1 chromosome 5, ASM357369v1, whole genome shotgun sequence harbors:
- the LOC113282979 gene encoding RPM1-interacting protein 4-like, giving the protein MANRAHVPQFGNWGNGGENVLYTAYFDNARKGKNGKIMNPNDPNENPSAFPAQPQQPQVKSNSSRTRPEQVVQARPQTDNRSTRTNDNGGRQNDYQPRPNPAARGPPAADSYNKQNSNDRGANSRDNSRRPTVPQNNARTEQSPHHPYQANNGGYQANNGGRAGVSPSPSWENKPSGNNAGSTPNRRPQQRPATVLPKFGDWDEKNPNAGAGYTQIFNVVREEKKQIAANVNTPQQEEAPIRGKPRHDAKMACCFL